One Hevea brasiliensis isolate MT/VB/25A 57/8 chromosome 6, ASM3005281v1, whole genome shotgun sequence genomic window, caagctccagccgcgtctaCCCATCTTACCCATATCTATATACACACcacatacacaccaactcacacacacagctctaGATCGCTATAAAATAACAATTACAGCAATATTATCAATAACAAATGCAATAAAAGGCTTGTCTAATTTTtactacatatatatatgtataagtgatgcatgagcatgccttgaatatatataataatattgaaattataaataaaatcaatatctactcacaaattaaCCAAAGGTTACTGCGGCGGCTAGGCGGAAGAGGAAAGCTGACCCGGCTCACCTAaactttatataaaaaattttatcgatatttacttaaaacaaaatttttaaaaaatcaagggACAATCCTAAGTTTTGCCGAAAATTCAACAGAGTTTTGCATATACCTAAAACTTACCAAACCTGCAAAAAGAtctaaataacacttctaaatctcaaattcccacaatcacatctcattaatatcatatggcccctcctaagTCCTCCAAAATAGTCAATACTCACAAATttagaaaattatattttaatccctataactaatattttattaaaaattattcaaacgagctctaaaatttttaaaattttgccctacagtccttagcaatattacaaagctaatacaaaaagaattataattttttaactatccacaaatattttatggatttttattctaaacctggcacaatgaaattgaaaaaatagGAGTTCGAGTTTATCTATGTCAATTCTGATGCTTATTGACGCTTGGAACGCATCCGGAGCGTCTGCAAATTGTGAGAAGGACCACAATTCCAATTCAGCTCTGAAACAGTTCTGGCAGCTTGTCTGTCTAGTCCAAAATTGTAGATCTAAGTGACGGTCGAATTTCTACGAAACGAAAGTACCTACGTGAAGCCTACAACACCaagggttagaataaaatatttacaaaattaTTTAAACTCATTTAAAAATCGAAAAATCACTACGAAGTTCATGGGACTCATAAAAATTTtagtgtcaaaaaattttgaaatttatattgccacaAATCTCTCGCCGTGTAGAGCATGCCGGTACTCTTAGAATTCTCGTGAGGTTCTcggtttgggagaaatttagcccaaaaatagAAATAGGTTAAAACTTTTCgggcaaaaattagacaaaccgctTAATGAAAATTGGTGTTCTTGATGTCTATGGAAAACTCTCGGGGAGTAGAAGGTGTTTGGGACAAGACCCAATTCAATTGGCGGCAGGATCGATCAGATTatgactgtcacaccctactcccccgtaagatgtaacatgatcccgtagtacacctaatgagttaccgtacttcacctaccgataacccattagatatactacaatggattttaaaataattttcatgaaatttgaatcatcgattaaaatttggtattataaaattttttttttcaaaatttcggcaaagtgccggctgtattttgagaaaacagttcttcaaacctgaaaaggaagacactcccaatatgttttctcaaatacaactccaataactttatTTCAACTTACACTTCaagtctcaataatcaaatcaattcattttcaaaccaatctcatcataaaagaaaattttcattgattacaagactcaaaattaatattacaaaactattcaagtaaatgaaatctcaaatttacatttataataatttacatttaattacataccaaaatattttacaagagtttttatataactgctcaaataatttacatacatattattacacacatacatcaaaacctatgtacatgggtatacttggagctgatctgaatgtctctttaaagaagcttactcaattgctctgtactcttttcacttgcgacagcatacaaaactatcgctgagtggtgaactcagtggtgcacaactataatttaaaacatagtacaatataccttaacaaaagttacagtaaataatttagaaatctggatactcatcaaattccaaaaatcaaaatattttcattgccaataatataaatcatttgtataaaatgattttaatcacgaaattcaatttatcgaatcataactaaccatttaaggtaattccaacaatttattagaaataaagattaattcctcaaaagccaattatacataaatcatatgaaatcacaattctttactattcaaaaaccattctttatctcgaaaaccattctttatctcgaaaaccattccttatctcactaactatacaagactaatccaaaagggccatcttcggggtgattctaactccctatgatcggggaggtcgaatctgattctaactccctatgatcggggaggtcgaataaTCGTGCACAGTacgcatcacaataatgaattttccgaaagggccataacataaaacttagatctaacctctaataagaggagaatctaagcctgtgcacataccatggtaatcaaaacacaactaacttcaTTGTCTtctaacaaatgagagagacgggtaataacctagtcaagcatttatagtgagatataaaacaatatcacaatccttttagtgagcataaatcacaatataattcgattcaaagtcaattctaatatctaataatttttatgctcatcacaattcaaatcataaatttgcatttttccatgcaaattgcccatcacaattcaaaacatgttttatcacaatttttcaaaacataatttattcaattcacaacaatgcttaatacttgtgaaaataccatttcacaaagctaaattcatacatactataacaatttcaataatcattgaattaaatccaatgcttgctaaACATaacacataagaaaaatatatcatttaatcatatgaaatattcagaacaaaatcagttaaaaactagttgcacaaacctgatttgagtcgctcctaggctttGATTTAATGttttttatgcttctcaatatccttatcaactgaaacacacaatttaaagtgttttagtactcaatgaatttgtttccaaccataaaatccaatatttaaattttcttggtactattcccttcaattcatttcattagtcaacttataatgttaacccttgatgcactctaagtgagtcaattccaatgttaccaatatgtcacattttatagccctttagtgttggtatatattaccaaatttattttcaagtgtattgcattttattgtaatttattggatttctgtatactattttgacctagctggatgacctagttccctcagttttcaggtttcgatccaaactacaaacttgtaggtctatgtcttattacacgcgaggcaaaatttcaagtcattctgagttgtgtagaccaagatatggtcaatttaccaatgctggacataatgcactaaaatggtaagtttaggtcatttttaggtcacttttggttcggccagttttggtacctgaatttgtgtaaactatttggcttagttctggccatttctgggctttggtgtcttcataataattgtagatctatgtctaaactattcatggtaaaaattttaggtcatttggacctgttttgagtaagttattgtcaaaacactaactgctacccaaatggtcaattttcaggctttcaagtcactaatctggatttgatcatttttaaggtcaggttctaggtagaattttggtaatatttctacacgaaagttgacctatttggtgtctagtttcaccccctcattggcctcataccaattgggttcacagttttgcacttatgacctaatttaggtgctgccaatatacacaacctgcacaagataattacacttccaatttgacattcttcCTCCTCCTCAagacttcattatttattcatagcacttctacaaatactaaacacaattccagcaaatatattgggcagaacactcaagtgcttattgcacacaattcaccattaaagtccaacattcacatccacccaaattcaatgtacatcaacacttattttacacatacacttctatggcaattatacaaactgcccacaattcaacaccatcatattcacacacacaaattcatgatattataggctgccaaacatggcagttttccaaagcattaaggtcccatttcaaacccttaattcaagcactaacatgcatatacttggacattaacctactaccacttctatttgagtgaatcaaccttaattcccatcaaatacatataagaataagtcactaaccatgcattttcatggctgccaaaactaaggttcacaatacacatcatttcctcaatttttcttagcaattcaacttacccaaaggtcaacacaaggattagtgaaggtaaatggaaagattaagcactaacctcaacttgagcttcacaaatccatggaatttcctctcttttttgctgcccacatactgcccatggtgtgaagaccacttttaatgaagggagttgaagaaatatggcttgaatcatggtagatttgaacttatgcatgaatggccatggaggaagcttggaagaacatttggccatggaagaacttgagaaagcaattcggcaaagtgaaaaaaatgaggaagaaagtgaatttgcatgctattcacttggttttatatgtccactaatcctacttagtggagcactaaccataaattaatgatttaattagttaaagttctataatttgcacatttacctcatttctttcactatttaaataatgtaccacatttttatttttcatgacattttcaaagtgtaataccacttatttttaatggacattgaggtcaaaagtcaactctaagtgtcaaatgaccaaaatgccccacttggggttatattctcgattttttggtaacaccgatttttatctgtttctcgatttttcatttttctttgtactaattgattattttttctttgatatttttagtgtcaattaTGTTTATTGTTTACTTATGTcctgaaatttaattccgagggttccctgcggtcctggggtcggcaacagctttcccggtgcagtcacccattggtacggttttgtccgtttagcttagttccattttctctttttcatttttttttctttattttttttcttgtatttttctctattatATTTCACtatcttatatctccacactaatatttaaatataattccaagcatcctagctgtccagacaaacactgtcatcggaacagtataacgcactaccgaacataggggtgttacaatgaccGAGAAGCTGAATGGGCACGTTGCATGTGGAGGGAGTTTCAAGCACGTTTTTTTGGCCACTGGAGCTATTGCCAGAGGTAGGGAGGGGAGCTAGAGGTGCATCGACAAGATAGGGAGGGAGGGGCAACGGCCAGCCGACGAGGagagaagagaggagagagaaaatgagagggaAAGGGAGATAGGTCACGTGACGTGGGAGAAGGGGGAAGGAGAAAAAGAAGACCGGTCTGATTCGATCTGTCTGATTCAATCGATCTGATTTAGTTCAGTTCGAATCGGCCGATTCAATTCAGAATACCCAAAATTGTATTTTTACTCTTTCATGGGATAAAAAATGaggctcaaaaatttcaaaaaatttttgaaaaactcaaaaaaatttatggagtcaaaatacatttctaattttaccacgtggtctttaaattaatttttaaaaatcaaaaaagtttatttttttgaaatgatttataaaaattcagaaaattttaaataaattcctaaaatatttaataaaataaaatattgatatttacatataaaataattatattaaaaaattcggGGTGTTACATAGAGCACTCAGGAAAATTtatcaatgaaaaatatttttttaattaaggaaaaaactaagtcattttaaaaaaaatgacttttatttttcaaaaaagaaatttattttttattttttaaattttgataattttattaaaatgtaaatacacttatatacatatatataaaataaataaatattattaatttagcaTTATAGCCAAAcaatgaatgaaaatatttttttaaaaaatattttttatatataaattattttatggaACCTTAGTTATCATCGTGTATAAAAAAAGAATTCTAAGTAATAGGAGATAGTTAGTATCCCAActgattatatttttattaaattaaaattaaaaactcaGATGACTGTCATTTGATTTAATGAACGTTTGACATGCAGCATTttctatatttaatatttaaaaaaataaatgaaatttgtgtatataatttaaatttaatttatataaaaactaaagaaatccagtaaattatttataaaaatccaaaattattttaaaagcaAAACAATATATTTTATCATCCTTAtcggaaatataaattttaaaaacaatATTTAAATTAgttgataatttaaaaaaaattattaaatactaAAGCTCTTAACCCCaccctactctttttttttttttttttaaccttttaTCTACAGCATGCTTCATCCACTTGGAGAAGGTGACTCACATGATGACACTGGCATTGCAAGCACCAAATCATTCTAAAATCCCCTCATCAAGCTGTTAAATGAAATCATAATCCCATcctaattgaaattataattaaataaaattatagttttacTCCATGGTCTTTTGGATTAGGCACTCATTGATAGGCAAATTATAGGGGGTACTCAGCTACACGAAAATGTGTAGCACTGGTCACTTataaaaaatcaattattttttaaatttaagagtATGAAATTTATAATTCTATAAGTGAATatgtatataatattttaaatttttaaataattattttatatgtaaattataatattttaataaattaaatattatagtaattaatttgaattttttagattttcaaatttgagtttttatttttcgagataattaattttatcaaattttaaatattaatttaaaaattacatggcaagtttaaaaatatatttggactccacaaatttttttaagttttctgtaattttttttgaaatttttagaatTCGTTTTGGGTCTTAAGGTAgagtaaaaaattaattttcgaTCAAATCAAATCGGATCGAATCAGACTGATCGAATCAGATCGATCTTTTTTTCCTCCCTCCTCCCTTCTCCCACGCATCACTCTTCCCCCaccctctctcttcttcttttctctctcctcccttcccCACCTCCGGCCGACTATTCCCCGCCTTCCCCCACACACCAGCACACCTTTGGCTACCCATCCCCACCAGCGTCGCCCCTCTAGTCAGCAAGAAAATGCCCCAAAACTCTCTTCCTTTCTCACGTGACTTTTTATCTTTCCAAGCCAATTCCGGCCATCAACCAAACCGGATCCTGTTTCCTTTGTGTCCTACTCTTCGAGAGTTTTTCATAGGCACCTATTTCACCAATTTTCATTGAGCGGTTTGTGTGAATCAAGCCAAGAAATTTTTagtccatttcgacttttgggctagatttctccaaAATCGTAAACCTCACAGAGATTCTGAGACCACCAGCATGCTCCACTCAGCGAGAGCTTTGCAATGACACTAATTTCGAATTTTTCTGACACTGAAAATCTAGTGGGTCCCACAAACTTTGCAATGATTTTTTGGGTCTTTAATAAGTCTATTTAATGATGTGGGCTTCACGTAGGTATTCATATTTTGCAAAAATTCCATCGGCGACTAGTACTGTATTTTCGGGTTAGACAGACGAGCTACTAGACCCACTTCGGAAGTGTATCAATATTACAATGCTTTCCATTATTTTCAGACTCCCCTGACTCATTCCAAGTATCAGAATTAGCATAGGTAAACTCAAActccaaattactttttttaCCTAATGCTGGATTTAGAATAAAAAAGTATAAAATATTCCTAGATAGCTAGAAAATtgtaattcattttgcaatagtatTATAGCATTATTAAGGACTGCGAGACAAATttatagaatttttgaagttggctTAGATGCTTTTTACAAAATGTTAGTTTTAAGCCTTATAACTAAATTGTATAGTTACTTGAGAATTGTCTGATTTTGCGGGCCCAGGAGGGGTCGTATGATGTTGTTGTGATGTGGGCCTAAGACCTTTGGATTTAAAAGTGTTGTTTGAGTTGCTTTGCAGGTTTGGTAGGTCCTACGTACATGGAAAACTCTATCGGATTTTTGACTTAAAATAGGATATCCTTGAGTCTTTAAAATTCTTATTTTGTGTTAATACTAATAaaattatgcatataattatttACATGATCAGAGTTAGCCCTCCTTTTCCGTCCAACCACCACAGTAATCTCTGATTGATCGATGAGtagataataattttatttataattttaatattattatatattcaaggcctGCCCATGAGCACGCCTTGTATTGCATATTTATTTGATAAAATAATTGTAGATGTCACCTTAGGATAATTTGGAACTGTACGCGTGTgttagcgtgcgtgtggtgtgattATGAATATGGCAAGGATGAGTAGTTGtagctggagcttgactcactgggacccgatccttaaaTGTGAATAAGTCGGAGTTagtatggctttgagttgatctcgctgacccctgtatttggattattaagagaaagtctggctcaagttgatctcactggtaggtgttgaaattaagagagctatataatgAATCAGCTCCTATATTCATATATACTTTGATGTGatacacgggtgtgtgagtgttCCAAACTATCTTTTATGCAAATATTATTTGGAATTGATTAAAAATGTGTATATATTACAGTTCATATATAAGAATGTATTAGATTtaaatagttataaaaattatattaaaattaatattttattctatgagtcaaatgctcattcatgtttaactattttttctCAGATGATCGAGGGCATTATGCTGACTCAAATCCTAGTACTGGTCTGACTCAGAATTCGAGTCGTTATAGTGTACATGCATCGAGAGtatctaataatttataattattaatgtgtatatttttaatcaatttaaaaaaaatatatattattagtattattataatttttaatatttattttatacgataaaaattgcaaaaatataatatttttttcattgataaaaaattacttttattatttttattcaataaatatttattgatacTAAATTCAAAATTGCACATATTTAAAAATGATTTCAGTTATTGGTATTTCTTATTAtgtttcataaaaaaattttaatattacaataatataattagaaataaatatatgatttaatttttaattgtaatATTATACAATAAAAGCGAAGGAGGATATGAATACTACTATTGGTTGGGTATGTTATACCAAAACCAGACTATCCAATTGAATTCGTTCAAACGCATCGGAAAATGTTAAAATGATCACTGTTTCCCCAATAGCATAACATCCATTTTCATTTgtcttatgggttcttcttcttcGTAGTAATCACCCCCCTCTCTCTCTTGGGTCGCTGATCTCTCTGTATATCTCTGTTTCTTGGAACAAGGGCTCTTCTTGACTCATTATTCTTAAATAAAAATCTCCCGTTTCCTTTTGATTGGTAAGATCTTTGACGCCTTTGTTGTTGTTTTTTTGTTGTCGGCTGCAATTGATTGAATCTCATCGTGtagttatttatttgattttcacAATGTAATGTAAATTGAGACTTGAGTTGTCACGAGATTGTAGATGCTAGaatgagagtttttttttttttttttttatgggttTTGTTGATAGATTTCTTACTTGTATGCAGTATTGTTAGATTGTTAAAATTCGAATCTTTATGCATATTCTTGCTTGTTTTTTCTTAAGATTTTGTAAATGGATTTGCTGTTCTGGTTAAAATAAAGGCAATCGGTTGATTCATTCATATTGAAATTTGAGTTTGTCGTCTATCATATTTGTAGATGCACTGTGGCTTCTCAGAGTACACTGAAGTAAATTTCTCTTCGTTCTTGGAGGCACAATCTTCTTCAAGGGATCGAATTCTCTATCTGTTATGATGCCACTGTACTAAAATTTAAACATATTGAAATTTCAGCCATCATCCCCCTCTCTTGTGTTTTTGTTGCTtgacatttcttaaatttttagcTGGTGCGAAACTGCCAGTGGGCTATTTCTCTGTGTTGAGTAGCTCTAGTGTTCACAGATTGGAACAAACTTTTGTGTTTGCTGGGTAAGAAGCTGCATGTGGTGAATGTAGAtattaaaaaaatcattaaaGGATTTGATGGTGTATATTTTAGAAATTGAGCATCTTCAATTTATTGATAATTTTGGTGGGAAGCTATAATTCTGGATTTGGTACTCTGAATTGGTTTTCTCGGGGCAATGGAGCACCTTCCTGTTGAAGTCATTGGTAACATATTATCTCGGCTGGGAGGTGCCCGAGATGTGGTGATAGCATCTGCAACATGTCAAAAGTGGCGAGAAGCTTGCCGCAAACACCTTCACACTCTTTCATTCAATTCCCATGATTGGCCAGTCTATCACGATCTAGCAACTAGTCGGCTGGAAATATTGATAACGCAAACTATTTTTCAAACCACTGGGTTGCAAGGCCTGTCAATTTTGATGGATGATGTTGATAAGTTCTCGGCTTCAACAGTTATTGCTTGGCTCATGTATACGAGAGAAACTTTACGCCGGTTGTTCTATAATGTTCGGACTACTCCAAATGTTAATATTCTTGAGATTTGTGGGAGGCAGAAGCTGGAAATGTTGGAACTGTCCCATAACTCCATAACAGGGGTTGAACCAAATTTCCAGAGGTTCCCTTGTTTGAAATCCCTTTCTTTGAGTTATGTCAGCATCTCAGCACTGGATCTCAGTCTTTTGCTCTCTGCCTGCCCAAAGATTGAGATATTGGAACTTATCAATCCAGAGATTGCAATGTCTGATGCACAGGTGACTGTTGAACTCAGTAGTCCTACACTAAAGAGTGTTTATGTGGAAGCAATTAGTTTGGACAAGTTTATTCTGGAGGCAGATAGCATCGAGCATTTGCATTTGAAGGATTGTGCCCTTGAGCTATTTGAACTCATTGGAAAGAGAACTTTGAAGCATTTCAAGATCGATGATGTTAGTGTTATACATCTTGATattggtgaaacaattgaaaaTCTTGAGATTGTAGATGTCAGCAACTTCACTATTATCTGGCCAAAGTTCTACCAACTGAtctcaaaatcatcaaagttGAGGAGGCTTCGCCTTTGGGATGTGGTATTTGATGATGAGGATGGGATTGTGGATTTGGAAACTATTGCTGTTTGTTTTCCACAACTTAGCCATCTGTCATTAAGTTATGACTTAAGTGATGGGGTGCTTCACTACAGTTTGCAAGGATCTTCGAATTTGGTGAATGTGGTTGTCTTGGAGCTTGGATGGACTGTAATTAGTGATCTCTTCTCGCATTGGGTTGAGGGGCTCCTAAAACGTTGCCCACATCTtaggaagttggtaattcatggaGTTGTTTCAGAGGCCAAAAGTCAAGAAGAATGCCAGATGTTGGCTAATTTCACCTCATCCATAGTTCAGCTGATGAGGAGATATATGAATGTAGATGTGCAGTTTGTGTATGAATAGAAATTTTGTGATTAATTTGGTCAATGTTCAATTTTTGGTTCAAATATCAGTTGTATTAGCACATATTCAGGTAACATTTACAGCATTTAGAGCTTGAGTATCATTTTCCATGCTCTGTAAATGATCTTTGAAGTCTTCTTTTGTCATTGAAATATTACTTCAGAAAAAGGAACATATTCTCTGTTAACTTTATTGTTATTCTGCTCAATTTCTGTGGACAAACTGCTTcttttttcctccattaaagatcttgctctctctctctctctctctcattcacACACATTTGCATGTGCAAGCACATGCAGACATTGTAGAATGGTTTTCTTTAACCTCTGATTTTGCTTGTCCTTTTGGATTCCACGCCTTTGATTATCATTGGTGTTCCCAGATGTTTGAATGTGACGGTTgtcaaaaaaattttcttttatgttGTCCTTGCTGAATTTGGTTACTGTTTTTCATATGCATTGGTTTTATGCCActataagaagaaaataaaatagtTGAGAGAGTTCTTAATCTTGCAACATGGATGCAGAGTCGACCCTTTTTGAAAGGATGCAGAGTCAACTCTTGAAAATAAAAACAATTGTCGACTTCCTCAAGGATGCAGAGTCGACAATTGTTTTGATTGGAGCGAAATAATGCAATCTACTTTGCATTCATTGAGTTCTTTGCTTTCTGAATTGTTGTTCTCAGGTTATGTCATTCCCCTAATCCTGCACACACTTTTATTTCTCGATCAGTCTaggataatttatttatttttggaaaTTCCTACTCAATGTTATGGCCTGAAGATGCATGGGGGTTGTTAGGACTGAAGCCCAGACATTGGATGCAATTTTAATGGGAGGAACTACTGAATTTGTTTTACAAAGCTTATGTTTgtagtttaaatttaatttcaaaaatattttcttttaggAGAGAAAATTACACAGGAACTTGTCCAGATTCATGCACATCCACATTTGTTCGATCTTTATTCGATTGCATAGATCACATTTATTGTGGATATCAGAAATTAGCTTGCTAGTCGCTTCTTTCCATAGCATGAGGATATTTTTAAAGTTGCAGTACTCTTATCAACTGTTGTTACAGAAACAGGATCATCCCTTATAACTATATGGATTTGCTGGTTAATAATTTATTCCCTTTTTCTGGAGGCTACTGCTATATGCTATTAACTTCTATTATTGTTCTGTTTTGGATAATTGTTTAGTTTGTAAAGCTGGAAGAGAAGACCCCTTCAGGTACTGGCTTTTCACTGCATATGCTGTTCTAAAGAAAGTTGACAAACAAAAGTTCCTGATTAGACCTTGGAACTTGAACAGGAGTGCACTTTGGAGATAGTCAAACAAGTGCCCCGAACTCTCCATGAATGAATAAAGTCAACCTTTTTAAACCTGACCATGAAAGAAATCTAACTGTGTGCATGAACATTTTGTGCAAACAATTAAAATGGCCAACACCTACTCCCTTGTATAGCTGGCCTTGGAAAAAATATTCTACCAATTCTAACTACCAAATGCGTGCTAAGTTATCATTTGGGATTGGGACCTATTCTGCTTCTGATGATTGTTGGTTATTGATTTGGAAGAATTAGGCCCTGAAAATGGGATGTTGAGGGTAAA contains:
- the LOC110637652 gene encoding F-box/LRR-repeat protein At1g67190, translated to MEHLPVEVIGNILSRLGGARDVVIASATCQKWREACRKHLHTLSFNSHDWPVYHDLATSRLEILITQTIFQTTGLQGLSILMDDVDKFSASTVIAWLMYTRETLRRLFYNVRTTPNVNILEICGRQKLEMLELSHNSITGVEPNFQRFPCLKSLSLSYVSISALDLSLLLSACPKIEILELINPEIAMSDAQVTVELSSPTLKSVYVEAISLDKFILEADSIEHLHLKDCALELFELIGKRTLKHFKIDDVSVIHLDIGETIENLEIVDVSNFTIIWPKFYQLISKSSKLRRLRLWDVVFDDEDGIVDLETIAVCFPQLSHLSLSYDLSDGVLHYSLQGSSNLVNVVVLELGWTVISDLFSHWVEGLLKRCPHLRKLVIHGVVSEAKSQEECQMLANFTSSIVQLMRRYMNVDVQFVYE